A single genomic interval of Acidovorax sp. 1608163 harbors:
- a CDS encoding glutathione S-transferase family protein, giving the protein MTTLTLYYTPGTCAQAVRIALEEAGAAHHLVRVDFAAGQQRTPEYLAINPKGRVPALVTPQGTLTETPALLAYVAQSYPAAQLAPTDAYGFARLQEFQSYLASTVHIAHAHRPRASRWADEPEAQAAMQRKVAQNMIDCFNLIETHYLGDGPWVMGEQYTVADGYLFTIGTWLQSDGVDIAQFPKVHAHTQRVLQRPAVQRALA; this is encoded by the coding sequence ATGACCACACTCACGCTTTACTACACCCCCGGCACCTGCGCGCAAGCTGTGCGCATTGCGTTGGAAGAGGCCGGTGCCGCTCACCACCTGGTGCGCGTGGACTTTGCAGCGGGCCAGCAGCGCACGCCCGAGTACCTCGCCATCAACCCCAAGGGCCGCGTGCCTGCCCTGGTCACGCCCCAAGGCACCTTGACCGAAACACCCGCGCTGCTGGCCTATGTGGCGCAAAGCTATCCGGCCGCGCAGCTGGCGCCCACCGATGCCTACGGCTTTGCGCGCCTGCAAGAGTTCCAAAGCTACCTCGCGTCCACCGTGCACATCGCCCATGCCCACCGCCCCCGCGCCAGCCGCTGGGCCGACGAGCCCGAGGCCCAGGCCGCGATGCAGCGCAAAGTGGCGCAGAACATGATCGACTGCTTCAACCTCATCGAAACCCACTATCTGGGCGATGGCCCGTGGGTGATGGGCGAGCAGTACACCGTGGCCGACGGCTATCTGTTCACCATCGGCACCTGGCTGCAAAGCGATGGGGTGGACATTGCCCAATTCCCCAAGGTGCACGCCCACACACAGCGCGTGTTGCAGCGGCCTGCGGTGCAGCGCGCGCTGGCTTAA
- the hpaI gene encoding 4-hydroxy-2-oxoheptanedioate aldolase, whose protein sequence is MQTPINRFKQAMAQGQAQIGLWLGLADAYSAEILAGTGYDWLLVDGEHAPNDVRSILHQLQAIASAASALPPGAQAPHPIARVPVGDTALIKQYLDLGAQTLLVPMVDTPEQAQELVRATRYAPEGVRGMGSALARSSRWQAYPQYVHEANQQVCLLVQAETVQAMGHLDAIAATPGVDGIFIGPADLSASMGHPGNPGHPDVQAAIHDGIARILRAGKAPGILATTESQARQWLAAGALFVAVGVDTMLLASAAQDLLARFRTATTTPVARPAGY, encoded by the coding sequence TTGCAGACACCCATCAACCGTTTCAAACAGGCCATGGCCCAAGGCCAGGCGCAGATCGGTCTGTGGCTCGGGTTGGCCGACGCCTACAGCGCAGAAATCCTCGCGGGCACCGGCTACGACTGGCTGCTGGTGGACGGCGAGCACGCGCCCAACGATGTGCGCAGCATCCTGCACCAGCTGCAGGCCATTGCCAGCGCGGCCAGCGCCCTGCCACCCGGCGCACAAGCGCCCCACCCCATCGCCCGCGTGCCCGTGGGCGACACTGCACTCATCAAGCAGTACCTGGACCTGGGCGCACAGACGCTGCTGGTGCCCATGGTGGACACCCCCGAGCAGGCCCAGGAACTGGTGCGCGCCACGCGCTATGCGCCCGAAGGCGTGCGCGGCATGGGCAGCGCCCTGGCCCGCTCATCGCGCTGGCAGGCCTACCCCCAGTATGTGCACGAAGCCAACCAGCAGGTCTGCCTGCTGGTACAGGCCGAGACGGTGCAGGCCATGGGCCACCTCGATGCCATCGCGGCGACACCCGGTGTGGACGGCATCTTCATCGGCCCGGCCGACCTGTCCGCCTCCATGGGCCACCCCGGCAACCCGGGGCACCCGGACGTGCAGGCCGCCATCCATGACGGCATTGCGCGCATCCTGCGCGCGGGCAAGGCACCGGGCATTCTGGCCACCACCGAGTCGCAGGCGCGCCAGTGGCTGGCCGCTGGCGCGCTGTTTGTGGCTGTGGGGGTCGACACCATGCTGCTGGCCAGCGCCGCCCAGGATTTGCTGGCACGCTTTCGCACAGCAACCACCACCCCGGTTGCCCGCCCAGCGGGCTATTGA
- a CDS encoding branched-chain amino acid transaminase, producing MSPVVPSMADRDGKIWMDGQMVDWRDAKIHVLTHTLHYGCGAFEGVRAYNTVNGPAIFRLQEHTERLFNSAKILRMKIPFTQEEVNEAQKAVIRENKLESGYIRPLTWIGDKKLGVSPKGNTIHLMVAAWAWGAYLGEEGMKRGIRVKTSSYTRHHVNITMTQAKAVSNYTNSILANMEATDEGYDEALLLDSSGFVSEGAGENIFVVKNGVIYTPDLSAGALNGITRNTVFHIAKDLGLEIVQKRITRDEVYIADEAFFTGTAAEVTPIRELDRIELGKGSYVGSRGPITEKIQTAFFDIVNGRNPQYAHWLTKV from the coding sequence ATGAGCCCCGTAGTTCCCTCGATGGCCGACCGTGACGGCAAAATCTGGATGGACGGCCAAATGGTCGATTGGCGCGACGCCAAGATCCATGTGCTGACCCACACCCTGCACTACGGCTGCGGCGCCTTTGAAGGCGTGCGCGCCTACAACACCGTCAATGGCCCGGCGATTTTCCGCCTGCAGGAGCACACCGAGCGCCTGTTCAACAGCGCCAAGATCCTGCGCATGAAGATCCCGTTCACCCAGGAAGAGGTGAACGAGGCGCAAAAAGCGGTCATCCGCGAAAACAAGCTCGAATCCGGCTACATCCGCCCCCTGACCTGGATTGGCGACAAAAAGCTGGGCGTCAGCCCCAAGGGCAACACCATCCACCTGATGGTGGCCGCCTGGGCCTGGGGCGCATACCTGGGCGAAGAGGGCATGAAGCGCGGTATCCGCGTCAAGACCAGCAGCTACACGCGCCACCACGTCAATATCACCATGACGCAGGCCAAGGCGGTGAGCAACTACACCAACTCCATCCTGGCCAACATGGAAGCCACCGATGAGGGCTACGACGAAGCGCTGCTGCTCGACAGCTCGGGCTTCGTGTCCGAAGGTGCGGGCGAGAACATCTTTGTGGTCAAGAACGGCGTGATCTACACGCCCGACCTGTCGGCTGGGGCTCTGAACGGCATCACCCGCAACACCGTCTTCCACATCGCCAAGGACCTGGGCCTGGAGATCGTGCAAAAGCGCATCACGCGCGACGAGGTGTACATCGCCGATGAAGCCTTCTTCACCGGCACGGCGGCCGAAGTCACGCCCATCCGCGAGCTGGACCGCATTGAGCTGGGCAAGGGCAGCTACGTGGGCAGCCGTGGCCCCATCACCGAAAAAATCCAAACTGCGTTCTTTGACATCGTCAACGGCCGCAACCCCCAATACGCCCACTGGCTCACCAAGGTTTGA
- a CDS encoding glycerate kinase, whose protein sequence is MNLRNIFVPIGVIGLVLVGYASAGWPGVAAVVGGLVMWALLHFTRLMNVMRKAAKRPIGYVGSAVMLNARLKSGVNLMHVMAMTQSLGERLSPADTDPEIYRWTDGTQSHVTCEFAKGRLQKWTLERPQAQEPTAAE, encoded by the coding sequence ATGAATTTGCGCAATATTTTTGTCCCCATCGGGGTGATCGGATTGGTGCTGGTGGGTTATGCCTCTGCAGGCTGGCCCGGTGTGGCGGCTGTGGTGGGCGGCTTGGTCATGTGGGCGCTGCTGCATTTCACCCGGTTGATGAATGTGATGCGCAAGGCCGCCAAGCGCCCTATTGGGTATGTGGGCAGTGCGGTCATGCTCAATGCCCGGCTCAAGTCCGGCGTGAACCTGATGCACGTGATGGCGATGACCCAGTCGCTGGGCGAGCGCCTCTCGCCCGCGGACACCGATCCGGAGATCTACCGCTGGACCGACGGCACGCAGTCGCATGTGACCTGTGAATTTGCCAAGGGCCGCCTGCAAAAGTGGACGCTGGAGCGGCCGCAAGCGCAGGAACCCACCGCCGCTGAATAA
- a CDS encoding ABC transporter substrate-binding protein, giving the protein MRFKTLLLAAAVATALPLAAQAATFRWSRSVDISTWDIHTQNVGVNNTMHGAVYDTLVEYNSKTFKPEPSLATEWKLIKPTQLRLTLRKGVKFSDGSEFTADDAKFSLERAKAKSSNFAVYTQGIDRVEKVDAYTIDIHSDLPNPVLVNQLTELRIMSKAWAEKNKSVEPKDIKTKDENFAHRNALGTGPYQLKQWAPDQRVVLEPNPNWWGKGKYPTNLTEIVYTPIKADATRTAALLSGEVDFVIDPSLQDLSRIKQTPNLQVLEGPEYRTIFLGLDQFRDELPGSDVKGKNPLKDLRVRKALYQAIDIQSIQRVVLRGLAQPTGTLIANQVNGWSKKADVRYPYDAKAAQKLLADAGYPNGFEVDFACSAGRYINDEQLCQAITSQWAKVGVKAKLRSLPFATYFPMIQRNEASIYLLGWGVPTFDAFYSLQSLVRTTGAGGDGNFNLGRFSDPQIDALVERVKKETDATTRNQLIEQALIKEHELVSHIPLYNQVIPWAATKKVDIIHRADNRIDWRYLKVN; this is encoded by the coding sequence ATGCGTTTCAAAACCCTTTTGCTGGCGGCTGCCGTGGCCACGGCCTTGCCCCTGGCGGCGCAGGCCGCTACTTTCCGTTGGTCTCGCTCGGTAGATATTTCCACCTGGGACATCCACACCCAGAACGTGGGTGTGAACAACACCATGCACGGCGCGGTGTACGACACGCTGGTCGAATACAACAGCAAGACCTTCAAGCCAGAGCCGTCGCTCGCCACCGAGTGGAAGCTCATCAAGCCCACGCAGCTGCGCCTGACGCTGCGCAAGGGCGTCAAGTTCAGCGATGGCAGCGAGTTCACGGCCGACGATGCCAAGTTCTCGCTGGAGCGGGCCAAGGCCAAAAGCTCCAACTTCGCTGTCTACACCCAGGGCATTGATCGCGTGGAAAAGGTCGATGCCTACACCATCGATATACACTCCGACCTGCCCAACCCGGTGCTGGTGAACCAGCTCACCGAGCTGCGCATCATGAGCAAGGCCTGGGCCGAGAAGAACAAGTCGGTGGAGCCCAAGGACATCAAGACCAAGGACGAAAACTTTGCCCACCGCAACGCGCTGGGCACCGGCCCTTACCAGCTCAAGCAGTGGGCACCCGACCAGCGCGTGGTGCTGGAGCCCAACCCGAACTGGTGGGGCAAGGGCAAGTACCCCACCAACCTGACCGAGATCGTCTACACCCCCATCAAGGCCGATGCCACGCGCACGGCGGCGTTGCTGTCGGGTGAGGTGGATTTTGTGATCGACCCCAGCCTGCAAGACCTCTCGCGCATCAAGCAGACGCCCAATCTGCAGGTGCTGGAAGGGCCGGAGTACCGCACCATCTTCCTAGGCCTGGACCAGTTCCGCGACGAGCTGCCCGGCTCGGACGTGAAGGGCAAGAACCCGCTCAAGGACCTGCGCGTGCGCAAGGCGCTGTACCAGGCGATCGATATCCAGTCCATCCAGCGCGTGGTGCTGCGCGGCCTGGCGCAGCCCACAGGCACGCTGATTGCCAACCAGGTCAATGGCTGGAGCAAGAAGGCCGATGTGCGCTATCCCTACGACGCCAAGGCCGCACAAAAGCTGCTGGCCGATGCGGGCTACCCCAACGGGTTTGAAGTGGACTTTGCGTGCAGCGCAGGCCGCTACATCAACGACGAACAGCTGTGCCAGGCCATCACCTCGCAGTGGGCCAAGGTGGGCGTGAAGGCCAAGCTGCGCTCGCTGCCGTTTGCCACCTATTTCCCGATGATCCAGCGCAACGAAGCCAGCATCTACCTGTTGGGCTGGGGTGTGCCCACGTTCGATGCGTTCTACAGCCTGCAGTCGCTGGTGCGCACGACGGGTGCGGGCGGCGATGGCAACTTCAACCTGGGCCGCTTCTCTGATCCGCAAATCGACGCCCTGGTCGAGCGCGTGAAGAAGGAAACCGATGCCACCACGCGCAACCAGCTGATCGAGCAAGCGCTGATCAAGGAGCATGAGCTGGTCTCGCACATCCCGCTGTACAACCAGGTAATCCCTTGGGCTGCCACGAAGAAGGTGGACATCATTCACCGCGCCGACAACCGCATTGACTGGCGCTATTTGAAGGTGAATTGA
- a CDS encoding LysE/ArgO family amino acid transporter: MTTTAFVHGFSSTAMLIMAIGAQNAFVLRQGLRREHVLPVVVLCALSDAVLLQAGVWGMGGVLLARPEWGQWMRWAGAAFLLAYALQAGARALRPGQLLVAAGGPGNPLRSTVLTLLALTWLNPHVYLDTVVLLGTMASPYPMWGRAAFATGGALASALWFTAIGFGARWLAPLFASPQAWRVLDGVTAACMMALAFAMALS; the protein is encoded by the coding sequence ATGACCACCACTGCTTTTGTCCACGGCTTCAGTTCCACCGCCATGCTGATCATGGCCATTGGCGCGCAAAACGCGTTTGTGCTGCGCCAGGGCTTGCGCCGCGAGCATGTGCTGCCCGTGGTGGTGCTGTGCGCTTTGTCCGACGCGGTGCTGCTGCAGGCCGGGGTGTGGGGCATGGGCGGGGTGCTGCTGGCGCGGCCCGAGTGGGGGCAGTGGATGCGTTGGGCGGGTGCGGCCTTCTTGCTGGCCTATGCCTTGCAGGCCGGTGCGCGGGCGCTGCGGCCCGGTCAGTTGCTGGTGGCCGCGGGCGGGCCGGGCAACCCGCTGCGCAGCACGGTGCTCACGCTGCTGGCCTTGACCTGGCTCAACCCCCACGTGTACCTGGACACCGTGGTGCTGCTGGGCACCATGGCAAGCCCTTACCCCATGTGGGGGCGGGCCGCCTTTGCAACCGGGGGGGCGTTGGCGAGTGCCCTGTGGTTCACCGCCATTGGCTTTGGCGCCCGCTGGCTGGCCCCGCTGTTTGCCTCGCCCCAGGCGTGGCGGGTGCTCGATGGGGTCACAGCGGCTTGCATGATGGCGCTGGCATTTGCGATGGCTCTAAGCTAA
- a CDS encoding 2-dehydropantoate 2-reductase — protein sequence MKACIYGAGAIGGWMGMALAQAGCQLSLVARGATLAALQADGLRLRRPDGSVAQTAVTAHADPAALGVQDLVVLAVKAPGLPDVARAIAPLIGPDTIVLTAMNGVPWWFLDGFGGAAEGHALQSVDAGGVIASAIPARNVVGSVVHTSCSLEAPGFVRQHFGNRLIVGEPDGSQSARLQALVGMLQRGGIDAEASGCIQKDIWFKLWGNLTMNPISALTGATTDRILDDDLVRGFVSAVMLEAKAIGDKLGLPIDQQPEDRHAVTRKLGAFKTSMLQDVEANKPMEIDALVGAVRELGQITGTPTPHTDALLGLVRLMARTRGLY from the coding sequence ATGAAAGCATGTATTTACGGCGCCGGCGCCATTGGCGGCTGGATGGGCATGGCACTGGCGCAGGCGGGCTGCCAGCTCAGCCTGGTGGCCCGCGGCGCCACGCTGGCGGCTTTGCAAGCCGATGGCTTGCGCCTGCGGCGCCCTGATGGATCGGTGGCGCAAACGGCCGTGACCGCCCACGCCGACCCCGCCGCGCTGGGCGTGCAAGACCTGGTCGTGCTGGCCGTCAAGGCGCCCGGCCTGCCCGATGTGGCGCGCGCCATCGCCCCGCTGATCGGGCCGGACACCATCGTGCTCACCGCCATGAACGGTGTGCCCTGGTGGTTTCTGGACGGGTTTGGCGGTGCCGCCGAAGGGCACGCGCTCCAGTCTGTGGACGCTGGCGGCGTAATCGCCAGCGCCATTCCCGCGCGCAACGTGGTGGGCAGCGTGGTGCACACCAGCTGCTCGCTGGAAGCCCCGGGTTTCGTCCGCCAGCACTTTGGCAACCGCCTGATCGTGGGCGAGCCCGATGGCAGCCAGAGCGCCCGCCTGCAGGCGCTGGTGGGCATGCTGCAGCGCGGCGGCATCGACGCGGAAGCCTCAGGCTGCATCCAGAAAGACATCTGGTTCAAGCTGTGGGGCAACCTCACCATGAACCCCATCAGCGCCCTCACCGGCGCCACCACCGACCGCATCCTGGACGACGACTTGGTGCGCGGCTTTGTCAGCGCCGTGATGCTCGAAGCCAAGGCCATTGGCGACAAGTTGGGCCTGCCGATTGACCAGCAACCCGAAGACCGCCACGCCGTCACCCGCAAGCTGGGCGCGTTCAAGACCTCGATGCTGCAGGACGTGGAAGCGAACAAGCCCATGGAGATCGACGCCCTGGTGGGCGCCGTGCGCGAGCTGGGGCAGATCACCGGCACCCCCACGCCCCACACCGACGCCCTGCTGGGCCTGGTGCGGCTGATGGCGCGCACACGCGGCCTGTATTGA
- the radA gene encoding DNA repair protein RadA, producing MAKDKTTFTCSECGGTSPRWLGKCPSCGAWNTLVETVAEAGAGKNRLSTPQGYAGLANAQAVTPLAAIEAQDVARTPSGIDELDRVLGGGIVEGGVVLIGGDPGIGKSTLLLQAMDALQRAGLPTLYVTGEESGAQVALRSRRLGIEGSQVQLLAEIQLEKILATVEATQPSVVVIDSIQTTYSDQLTSAPGSVAQVRECAAHLTRMAKGTGIAVILVGHVTKEGALAGPRVLEHMVDTVLYFEGDTHSQFRLVRAIKNRFGAVNEIGVFAMTEKGLKGVSNPSAIFLSQHSDPVPGSCVMVTLEGTRPMLVEIQALVDSGGPSPRRLSVGLDKDRLAMLLAVLHRHAGVACMDQDVFVNAVGGVRISEPAADLAVMLSITSSLRGKALPRGFLAFGEVGLAGEVRPAPRGQERLKEAAKLGFSVAVVPKANAPKKPIEGLTIHAVERVEEAMNVVRGLV from the coding sequence ATGGCCAAAGACAAAACCACCTTCACCTGCTCCGAATGCGGCGGCACCAGCCCGCGCTGGCTGGGCAAATGCCCGTCCTGCGGCGCCTGGAACACGCTGGTGGAAACCGTGGCGGAAGCGGGCGCTGGCAAAAACCGCCTGAGTACGCCGCAAGGCTACGCCGGTCTGGCCAACGCGCAGGCTGTGACGCCACTGGCCGCCATCGAGGCCCAGGACGTGGCGCGCACCCCCAGCGGCATCGACGAGCTGGACCGTGTGCTGGGCGGCGGCATCGTGGAGGGCGGCGTGGTGCTCATCGGGGGCGATCCGGGCATTGGCAAATCGACCCTGCTGTTGCAGGCCATGGACGCGCTGCAGCGCGCAGGCCTGCCCACCCTGTATGTGACGGGTGAGGAAAGCGGCGCCCAGGTGGCGCTGCGCTCGCGGCGCCTGGGCATTGAGGGCAGCCAGGTGCAGCTGCTGGCCGAGATCCAGCTCGAAAAAATTCTGGCGACGGTCGAGGCCACGCAACCGTCCGTGGTCGTCATCGACTCCATCCAGACGACCTATTCCGACCAGCTCACCAGCGCACCGGGCTCGGTCGCCCAGGTGCGCGAATGCGCGGCGCACCTCACGCGCATGGCCAAAGGCACGGGCATTGCGGTCATTCTGGTCGGCCACGTCACTAAAGAAGGCGCGCTGGCTGGGCCGCGCGTGCTGGAGCACATGGTGGACACGGTGCTGTACTTCGAAGGCGACACGCACAGCCAGTTCCGCCTGGTGCGCGCCATCAAGAACCGCTTTGGCGCTGTGAACGAGATCGGCGTGTTCGCCATGACCGAAAAGGGCCTCAAGGGCGTGAGCAACCCGAGCGCCATCTTTTTGAGCCAGCACAGCGATCCCGTACCGGGCAGCTGCGTGATGGTGACGCTGGAAGGCACGCGCCCCATGCTGGTCGAGATCCAGGCGCTGGTGGACAGCGGCGGGCCCAGCCCGCGCCGCCTGTCGGTGGGCCTGGACAAGGACCGCCTGGCCATGCTGCTGGCCGTGCTGCACCGCCACGCGGGCGTGGCCTGCATGGACCAGGATGTGTTTGTGAACGCGGTGGGCGGCGTGCGCATCAGCGAGCCTGCAGCCGACCTCGCGGTCATGCTGTCCATCACGAGCAGCCTGCGGGGCAAGGCGCTGCCCCGGGGCTTTTTGGCCTTTGGTGAAGTGGGGCTGGCCGGTGAAGTGCGCCCCGCCCCGCGTGGGCAAGAGCGCTTGAAGGAGGCCGCCAAACTGGGCTTCAGCGTGGCCGTGGTGCCCAAGGCCAACGCGCCCAAGAAGCCCATCGAGGGTCTCACCATCCACGCCGTGGAGCGGGTGGAAGAGGCCATGAACGTGGTGCGTGGCCTGGTCTGA